Proteins encoded within one genomic window of Paenarthrobacter sp. JL.01a:
- a CDS encoding RecQ family ATP-dependent DNA helicase, whose product MANNSPNTAVPVQSATQQEALACLRELVGHPEAQFHDGQFEAIEALVDAGRRALVVQRTGWGKSAVYFVSSLLLRRRGAGPTLIVSPLLALMRDQVAAAARAGVRAVAINSANALEWDTVLAQLAADDVDVLLVSPERLTNPSFRENQLPELIRRTGLLVIDEAHCISDWGHDFRPDYRRISDLISQLPETVPVLATTATANSRVVHDIEEQLGAGVLTIRGGLGRESLRLGVLNLPDSRDRLGWLLTHLADLPGSGIIYTLTVSAAEDTARLLAEAGHNVLSYTGRTDPADRERAEQLLKDNQVKALVATSALGMGFDKPDLGFVIHLGAPSSPVAYYQQVGRAGRGAANADVLLLPGSEDREIWQYFATASMPSEEKAAAVLAVLGDAGSAMSTVALEARVDLRRTPLELLLKVLAVDGAVERVGGGWRSTGRPWHYDAERYARIAEARVDEQDSMVVYQDTAGCRMEYITSVLDDETAAPCGRCDNCAGRWFPVDVAESAADAAGQTLRRAGIAVEPRLQWPSGMDRLGVAVKGKIKPDESMAEGRVLARLTDLGWGGALRELFAAGAPDRVVDPEMLQACVQVLREWSGAEGGTPWSGAGRPAAVVSIPSRSKPQLVESLAQGIAGIGRMPYLGQLQVAHGGPTGSRGGNSAYRLAGVWERLVVGPELAQALSGIGSQPVLLVDDLVDSRWTMTVSARALRQAGVAAVLPLALAQAG is encoded by the coding sequence ATGGCCAACAACTCCCCAAACACTGCCGTTCCCGTGCAATCAGCAACCCAGCAGGAAGCGCTGGCATGCCTTCGTGAACTCGTTGGCCACCCGGAAGCCCAGTTCCACGATGGCCAGTTTGAAGCCATCGAAGCGCTGGTGGATGCGGGACGCAGGGCGTTGGTGGTCCAACGTACCGGTTGGGGCAAATCAGCGGTTTACTTCGTTTCCTCGCTGCTCTTGCGGCGGAGGGGAGCCGGGCCCACGCTGATCGTTTCACCCCTGCTGGCGCTCATGCGTGACCAAGTTGCCGCGGCTGCACGTGCGGGCGTCCGGGCGGTGGCGATCAATTCCGCCAACGCCCTCGAATGGGACACGGTCCTGGCGCAACTGGCCGCGGACGACGTAGATGTCCTGCTCGTGTCGCCGGAGCGGCTGACCAACCCCTCCTTCAGGGAGAACCAGCTGCCCGAGCTCATCCGGCGGACAGGACTGCTGGTGATCGATGAAGCCCACTGTATTTCCGACTGGGGGCACGATTTCCGCCCCGATTACCGGCGCATCTCGGACCTCATCTCACAGTTGCCCGAGACTGTACCCGTCTTGGCAACAACTGCCACGGCCAACTCCCGGGTAGTCCACGACATTGAAGAGCAGCTTGGTGCCGGAGTGCTGACCATCCGCGGCGGCTTGGGGAGGGAGTCCCTGCGCCTGGGGGTGCTCAACCTTCCCGACTCCAGGGACCGTCTCGGATGGCTGCTGACCCACCTGGCTGACTTGCCCGGCAGCGGCATCATCTACACGCTGACGGTATCTGCGGCCGAAGACACCGCCCGGCTCCTCGCCGAGGCCGGACATAACGTCCTGTCCTACACGGGCAGGACGGACCCCGCAGACAGGGAGCGGGCAGAGCAACTGCTCAAGGACAACCAGGTGAAAGCCCTTGTAGCCACCTCCGCCCTGGGCATGGGATTCGACAAGCCGGACCTCGGCTTCGTGATCCACCTCGGTGCTCCGTCGTCACCTGTCGCCTATTACCAACAGGTCGGTCGTGCAGGCCGTGGTGCAGCCAATGCAGACGTCCTTCTCCTGCCGGGCTCAGAGGACCGCGAGATCTGGCAATACTTTGCCACTGCATCCATGCCATCGGAAGAAAAGGCCGCGGCCGTGCTGGCTGTGCTCGGCGATGCCGGCTCTGCCATGTCCACCGTCGCGCTGGAAGCACGCGTAGACCTTCGGCGCACGCCTTTGGAGCTTCTCCTGAAGGTTCTGGCCGTAGACGGAGCCGTCGAGCGCGTAGGCGGAGGCTGGAGGTCAACCGGACGGCCGTGGCATTACGACGCCGAACGCTACGCCCGCATTGCCGAGGCCCGGGTAGACGAGCAGGATTCCATGGTGGTCTACCAGGACACAGCCGGATGCCGGATGGAGTACATTACGTCAGTCCTCGACGACGAGACAGCTGCCCCTTGCGGGCGCTGCGACAACTGTGCGGGCCGCTGGTTCCCCGTTGACGTGGCGGAATCTGCTGCGGATGCGGCCGGGCAGACGCTCCGCCGGGCAGGGATCGCCGTGGAACCGCGGCTTCAGTGGCCCAGTGGTATGGACCGGTTGGGCGTCGCCGTCAAGGGAAAGATCAAGCCGGACGAGAGCATGGCCGAGGGTCGCGTTCTTGCCAGGCTGACGGACCTGGGTTGGGGTGGTGCTTTGCGTGAACTGTTCGCAGCAGGCGCACCGGACCGGGTGGTCGATCCGGAAATGCTGCAGGCCTGCGTCCAGGTTCTGCGGGAGTGGTCCGGGGCCGAGGGCGGAACCCCATGGAGCGGAGCAGGCCGGCCCGCCGCTGTCGTCAGCATTCCCTCGCGCAGCAAACCACAACTGGTTGAGTCGCTGGCTCAGGGAATCGCCGGGATCGGCAGGATGCCATACTTGGGCCAGCTTCAGGTGGCTCACGGAGGACCCACCGGCTCGCGGGGAGGCAACAGCGCCTACAGGCTCGCCGGGGTGTGGGAACGGCTGGTTGTGGGGCCGGAACTTGCCCAGGCATTGTCGGGGATCGGGAGCCAGCCAGTGCTTTTGGTGGACGATCTGGTCGACAGCCGGTGGACCATGACAGTGTCCGCGCGCGCGTTGCGTCAGGCGGGTGTTGCAGCAGTACTTCCCCTTGCGCTGGCACAGGCGGGGTAG
- a CDS encoding MFS transporter → MTTRPSAHVTDASQTSWRPRLALLVAATFFMEFLDGTILTTAIPSIASDFRVAPADINITMTAYLVTVAMGIPLSSWLAERFGARRIFCLAISVFTIASLLCAVSPDLTMLTLSRVAQGMGGAMMVPVGTLVVLRGTPKSELLRATAYLVWPGLLAPVLAPMVGGALTTFLSWHWIFIINVPLGLAAFIAALRLVPRTQFDGGRRLDWFGLLLTTLGVGALVVGLETLGGHASNLLAVLVVVAGVLSLAGAVFWMRKAKVPLFNLSVFGTKTFRATSTGGFIYRLTISSVPFLLPLMFQDGFGWDPLKAGVMVAAVFVGNIGIKPATTPLIRRFGFKAVLVFASLASAVTFALCAFLNAQTPEPLIFALLLFSGAFRSIGFSAYASVQYADIVPGQLPSANAISATLVQLAAAAGIAVGALFLRLFDATRLFGPDHSGAYKGAFIAMAVLMLISTIDSLTLHRHAGAEVSGAAAGTDRS, encoded by the coding sequence ATGACCACAAGACCCAGCGCCCATGTCACCGATGCCAGCCAAACCAGCTGGCGGCCGCGTTTGGCCTTGCTGGTCGCGGCGACGTTCTTCATGGAGTTCCTTGACGGGACGATCCTGACTACGGCCATTCCAAGCATCGCCTCCGACTTCCGGGTTGCTCCAGCGGACATCAACATCACCATGACGGCATACCTGGTCACTGTCGCGATGGGGATCCCGCTGAGCAGTTGGCTGGCTGAACGCTTCGGTGCCCGCAGGATCTTCTGCCTGGCGATCTCCGTCTTCACCATCGCATCCCTGCTCTGCGCGGTGAGCCCCGATCTGACCATGCTCACACTCAGCCGAGTGGCCCAGGGGATGGGCGGGGCCATGATGGTACCCGTGGGAACCTTGGTAGTCCTGCGGGGTACGCCCAAGTCCGAGCTCCTCCGAGCAACCGCTTATCTGGTCTGGCCGGGGCTCCTGGCCCCCGTCCTGGCTCCGATGGTGGGCGGGGCCCTCACCACTTTCCTTTCGTGGCACTGGATCTTCATTATCAACGTTCCCTTGGGCCTGGCGGCATTCATCGCCGCGCTCAGGTTGGTTCCGCGCACACAGTTTGACGGCGGCCGCCGCCTCGACTGGTTTGGCCTCCTGCTGACTACCTTGGGCGTGGGAGCGTTGGTGGTCGGTCTTGAAACCCTGGGCGGCCACGCCTCCAACCTCCTTGCAGTCCTGGTGGTGGTAGCCGGGGTGCTTTCACTGGCCGGGGCAGTTTTCTGGATGAGGAAGGCCAAGGTACCGCTCTTTAACCTCAGTGTGTTTGGCACCAAGACCTTCCGGGCCACCTCCACGGGCGGGTTCATTTACCGGCTGACCATCAGTTCCGTGCCATTCCTGCTGCCCCTGATGTTCCAGGACGGTTTCGGATGGGATCCCCTGAAAGCCGGCGTCATGGTCGCGGCGGTGTTCGTGGGCAACATCGGCATCAAGCCAGCCACGACGCCGCTCATCAGGCGCTTCGGTTTCAAAGCCGTCCTGGTATTTGCTTCCTTGGCCTCGGCCGTGACGTTCGCCCTGTGTGCTTTCCTCAACGCGCAGACGCCCGAACCCCTGATTTTTGCTCTGCTGCTGTTCAGCGGCGCTTTCCGCTCCATCGGATTTTCCGCGTACGCCTCCGTGCAGTACGCGGACATCGTTCCCGGTCAGCTGCCTTCCGCCAACGCGATCTCGGCCACGCTGGTTCAGCTGGCGGCTGCGGCCGGAATCGCTGTCGGGGCCTTGTTCCTGCGCCTCTTTGACGCGACACGCCTGTTCGGCCCTGACCACTCGGGAGCCTACAAAGGGGCGTTCATCGCCATGGCTGTCCTGATGCTGATCAGTACCATCGACAGCCTGACGTTGCACCGTCACGCGGGAGCGGAAGTCAGCGGAGCAGCGGCCGGGACGGACCGCAGCTGA
- a CDS encoding prolyl oligopeptidase family serine peptidase: MTTTAADPSPLSENAAAPEPTDENAWLEDIHGEEQLAWVREQNARTEELLEDADYAVLQSGILEVMDSTDRIAMVNKRGDFYYNFWKDQEHPKGLWRRTTWESYLSDQPEWDVLLDIDALAAAEGVEWVFHGAGFLRPADGSDYRLAMVSLSPDGGDADRHREFDVESRTFVDPAAGGFDIPTAKGNVSWLDADTLLVSSTAEGLPATSSSYARTGVKLRRGQLLADAERLFEIPENHMLAMVAHDSTPGYERTFAVDYIDFYNRSTWLLRDDSWVPIDVPTDVNLSAHRDWLLFRPQGDWEVDDVTYPAGSLLAADFESYLAGSRALLVLFTPDAHTSLQSWSWAKDYLLLNLLRDVSSEIRVLDPSSVDSDGTWASTILDACPPLHDVNAYAVDDEDDAESGAGNDFWLVATGFTTPTTLTRGTLGPSSSGSASAGVASEHSVVKRSPSFFNEADYEVQQHFATSSDGTKVPYFQVASKDLVLDGENPTQLSGYGGFEVSRTPAYSGTIGRAWLERRTTSDVGAAAHSRGGVYVVANIRGGGEYGPSWHRAALQENRHRAYEDFAAVAKDLISRGVTSRRRLGCVGGSNGGLLVGNMLTQYPELFGAVSCGVPLLDMRRYTKLSAGYSWIAEYGDPDVPEQWEFIRTFSPYHLLRDGIEYPETFIWTATSDDRVSPVQARKMAARMQAMGIPNVWFHEALEGGHAGASDNRQAAALQARSNHFLWLALAGSK; this comes from the coding sequence ATGACCACCACAGCAGCTGATCCCTCGCCATTGTCAGAGAATGCCGCAGCGCCGGAACCCACGGATGAGAACGCCTGGCTGGAGGACATCCACGGCGAAGAACAGCTCGCCTGGGTCAGGGAACAGAACGCACGCACAGAGGAACTGCTGGAAGACGCCGATTATGCGGTGCTCCAGTCCGGCATTTTGGAAGTCATGGACTCCACGGACCGGATCGCCATGGTGAACAAACGCGGCGATTTCTACTACAACTTCTGGAAGGACCAGGAGCACCCCAAGGGCCTGTGGCGCCGCACCACGTGGGAGAGCTATCTCAGCGACCAGCCGGAGTGGGATGTGCTGCTCGACATCGATGCCCTGGCAGCCGCGGAAGGCGTCGAATGGGTCTTCCACGGCGCCGGTTTCCTTCGTCCCGCCGACGGTTCCGATTACCGCCTGGCCATGGTTTCGCTCTCCCCCGACGGCGGCGACGCCGACCGGCACCGGGAGTTCGACGTCGAATCCCGCACCTTCGTGGACCCGGCGGCAGGTGGCTTCGACATCCCTACAGCCAAGGGCAACGTGAGCTGGCTTGATGCCGACACCCTTCTGGTGTCCAGCACCGCCGAAGGCCTGCCCGCAACGTCCTCCTCCTACGCACGGACCGGCGTCAAGCTTCGCCGCGGTCAATTGCTTGCGGACGCTGAACGCCTCTTCGAAATCCCCGAAAACCACATGCTTGCCATGGTGGCGCACGACTCCACTCCCGGCTACGAGCGGACCTTCGCCGTGGACTACATCGACTTCTACAACCGCAGCACGTGGTTGCTCCGGGACGACTCATGGGTGCCCATCGACGTTCCCACCGATGTGAACCTCAGCGCCCACCGCGATTGGCTGCTCTTCCGGCCCCAGGGTGACTGGGAGGTGGACGATGTAACGTACCCGGCCGGATCCTTGTTGGCAGCGGATTTCGAGAGCTACCTTGCCGGTTCGCGTGCCCTGCTGGTTCTTTTCACCCCTGATGCACACACCTCGTTGCAGTCCTGGAGCTGGGCCAAGGACTACCTGCTGCTGAACCTGCTCCGGGACGTTTCCTCGGAGATCCGCGTGCTGGACCCATCTTCTGTGGACAGCGACGGGACGTGGGCTTCCACCATCCTGGATGCCTGCCCTCCCCTGCATGATGTCAACGCCTACGCCGTGGACGATGAAGACGACGCTGAATCCGGCGCCGGGAATGACTTCTGGTTGGTGGCCACCGGTTTCACGACGCCCACCACCTTGACCCGGGGCACGCTTGGTCCTTCATCCTCCGGGTCAGCGTCCGCTGGCGTGGCGAGCGAGCACTCGGTGGTGAAGCGGTCGCCGTCGTTCTTCAACGAAGCCGACTATGAAGTCCAGCAGCACTTCGCCACCTCCTCGGATGGGACCAAGGTCCCGTATTTCCAGGTTGCGTCCAAGGACCTGGTGCTCGACGGCGAGAACCCCACCCAGCTCTCCGGCTACGGCGGTTTCGAGGTTTCCCGGACTCCGGCCTACAGCGGCACCATCGGACGGGCCTGGCTGGAGCGCCGCACAACGTCCGACGTCGGGGCTGCCGCCCACTCCCGCGGCGGTGTCTATGTTGTGGCCAACATCCGCGGTGGCGGAGAGTACGGCCCTTCTTGGCACCGTGCTGCGCTCCAAGAGAACCGGCACCGCGCCTACGAGGACTTCGCCGCCGTAGCCAAGGACCTGATCTCTCGCGGCGTCACCAGCCGGCGCCGGCTTGGCTGCGTCGGCGGCTCCAACGGAGGCCTCCTGGTGGGCAACATGCTCACCCAGTACCCCGAACTCTTTGGTGCCGTCTCCTGCGGCGTACCGCTCCTGGACATGCGCCGGTACACCAAGCTTTCGGCGGGCTACTCCTGGATCGCCGAATACGGTGACCCAGATGTCCCTGAGCAATGGGAATTCATCCGGACGTTCTCGCCGTACCACCTGCTGCGCGATGGCATCGAGTATCCCGAAACGTTCATCTGGACGGCGACCTCCGACGACCGGGTGAGCCCTGTGCAGGCCCGGAAGATGGCGGCACGGATGCAAGCCATGGGCATCCCGAACGTGTGGTTCCACGAGGCATTGGAGGGCGGGCACGCCGGAGCGTCCGACAACAGGCAAGCTGCAGCGCTCCAAGCCCGGAGCAACCACTTCCTGTGGCTCGCACTGGCCGGGAGCAAGTAA
- a CDS encoding FAD/NAD(P)-binding protein: MAKSQTNRVALLGAGPRGTSVLERLLANWAAGDTEGATLHIHVVDPFPAGSGHVWQPGQSRLYLMNTQAFYPTLIPEDPELATPLTGGSFDQWREARRRDGAGLDDAEKAELATLESHDFPSRALYGRYLRQTLEGLLDRLPDGVEVTFHEMPAVAARPVDGKFDVELADGTTLTVGSVVLALGHIESRLNPEQKSFKRAADELGLAYFPPAPPADVDWQAVPDSQPVLVRGMGLNFFDVMGQLTEGRGGKFVEAGVPGAGVLEYRPSGREPRIFAASRRGTPYRAKAGLDGYYPRSITMRYLTEDAVDRFRAAGIQPGFDHDLWPLLHRDALWAYYSTLARSQPAAIKDPAQFLADLQDALQPHAHTTAHWEHDVEVLVEKHVVASRRLNLRGLAAPLAGRTFASRRDLDAAITAYLDDDARRSALGEADPVKMAIGALHTGRAILKTVVADGGITDESWLAGLRGWFESFVEGLASGPPALRSEQLAALARAGVVSFVGPDPKFSVDRSAKVFRAASPWVHDGPVEAETLIEAMSPANRVGINISPLLEQLMADGLVRTKIMMSVEGTPMQTTGLDVEPHPYRPIAANGSVTENMYVLGLQLSASQWGNAIAAEARPRTGPAYASGQRTLRDADEIARSILGLQSPRVASPASLR; encoded by the coding sequence GTGGCTAAATCGCAAACCAACCGTGTTGCCCTGCTGGGGGCCGGCCCTCGGGGCACCAGTGTCCTTGAGCGGTTGCTCGCGAACTGGGCTGCCGGGGACACCGAGGGAGCCACCCTCCACATCCATGTTGTGGATCCTTTCCCTGCCGGTTCCGGGCACGTCTGGCAGCCCGGGCAGTCCCGCCTGTACTTGATGAATACACAGGCGTTCTACCCGACACTGATCCCCGAGGATCCCGAGCTCGCAACCCCGCTGACGGGTGGCTCCTTCGACCAGTGGCGAGAGGCCCGACGTCGTGATGGTGCGGGCCTGGACGACGCCGAAAAAGCCGAGCTGGCCACCCTGGAATCACACGACTTCCCCAGCCGCGCCCTGTACGGGCGCTATCTGCGCCAAACCCTGGAGGGGCTGCTGGACCGGCTGCCCGACGGCGTCGAGGTCACCTTCCATGAAATGCCCGCCGTTGCTGCGCGTCCGGTTGACGGGAAGTTCGACGTCGAACTCGCCGACGGCACGACGCTCACCGTCGGTTCGGTGGTGCTGGCGTTGGGGCACATCGAATCGCGGCTCAACCCTGAGCAGAAGTCATTCAAGCGCGCGGCCGACGAGCTGGGCTTGGCGTATTTCCCGCCGGCACCGCCCGCGGATGTGGATTGGCAGGCGGTGCCGGACAGCCAACCCGTTCTTGTCCGGGGCATGGGCTTGAACTTCTTTGACGTGATGGGCCAACTGACGGAGGGTCGCGGAGGCAAGTTTGTCGAGGCAGGGGTGCCCGGAGCCGGTGTCCTGGAGTACCGGCCATCGGGCCGTGAACCCAGGATCTTCGCTGCCTCCCGCCGCGGTACGCCGTACCGGGCCAAGGCAGGGCTGGACGGCTACTACCCACGCAGCATCACCATGCGGTACCTGACAGAAGACGCGGTTGACCGGTTCCGGGCAGCAGGCATCCAGCCCGGTTTCGACCACGATCTCTGGCCGTTGCTGCACAGGGATGCGTTGTGGGCCTACTACTCAACGCTGGCCAGGTCCCAGCCCGCCGCGATCAAGGATCCGGCACAGTTTTTGGCCGACCTGCAGGACGCGCTGCAACCGCATGCCCACACCACGGCGCACTGGGAACACGATGTGGAGGTCCTGGTTGAAAAGCACGTGGTTGCTTCGCGCCGTTTGAATCTTCGTGGGCTCGCGGCGCCGTTGGCGGGACGGACGTTCGCGTCACGGCGTGACCTGGATGCCGCGATCACCGCCTACCTGGACGACGACGCCCGGCGCTCGGCTTTGGGTGAAGCCGACCCCGTGAAGATGGCCATTGGGGCACTCCACACCGGCCGGGCGATCCTCAAGACTGTCGTAGCGGACGGCGGCATCACGGACGAGTCCTGGTTGGCCGGTCTGCGTGGCTGGTTCGAATCGTTTGTCGAAGGACTGGCCAGCGGGCCGCCCGCGCTCCGCTCGGAGCAGCTCGCCGCCTTGGCGCGTGCCGGCGTCGTAAGTTTTGTCGGACCGGACCCCAAGTTCAGCGTCGATCGCAGCGCAAAGGTGTTCCGGGCGGCTTCGCCGTGGGTTCACGACGGGCCCGTGGAGGCGGAGACCCTCATTGAGGCGATGTCGCCGGCGAACAGGGTGGGCATCAATATTTCCCCGCTGCTTGAGCAACTCATGGCCGACGGCCTGGTGCGGACCAAGATCATGATGAGCGTTGAGGGCACCCCCATGCAGACCACCGGCCTTGACGTCGAACCGCACCCGTACCGCCCGATAGCCGCCAACGGGTCCGTTACGGAAAACATGTACGTGCTCGGGCTGCAGTTGTCTGCGTCGCAGTGGGGCAATGCCATCGCCGCGGAGGCCCGTCCCCGCACCGGCCCCGCCTATGCCAGCGGGCAACGGACCCTGCGCGACGCCGACGAAATCGCCCGTAGCATTCTGGGACTCCAGAGCCCCCGGGTTGCGTCACCAGCCAGCCTTCGTTAG
- the cycA gene encoding D-serine/D-alanine/glycine transporter: MTIHPTTGNDSPHLERQLSNRHIQLIAIGGAIGTGLFMGSGKTISAAGPSVIFVYMIIGFMLFFVMRAMGELLLSNLNYKSFSDFAADLLGPWAGFFTGWTYWFCWVITGIADVIAIAGYSEELWPGLPLWIPGLITIGILLLLNLATVKAFGETEFWFALIKIVAIAALIIVGLFMILSGFQSDAGPASFSNLWSHGGFFPNEFMGFVAGFQIAVFAFVGIELVGTTAAEAKDPDKNLPKAINSIPIRVLLFYVGALIILMSVTPWTQFAAGHSPFIAMFSLAGLGAAATIVNLVVLTSAMSSANSGIYSTSRMVYGLAQEGDAPAVFSALSGRKVPRNALFLSCVLLLSGVVLMYAGQDVGKAFDMVTTVSAVCFVFVWSIILASYLAFRKRRPHLHDSSAFKMPGGVVMVWVVFAFFAFILWALTTQPDTLMALLVTPVWFLALGVAWAVLRKRPTHLARYEHFKAELQKDAERVNEPESVRS, from the coding sequence TTGACGATTCATCCCACCACCGGCAACGATTCACCGCATCTCGAACGCCAGCTCAGCAACCGCCACATCCAGCTCATCGCCATCGGCGGTGCCATTGGAACCGGCCTCTTCATGGGCTCCGGCAAGACCATTTCCGCAGCCGGCCCCTCCGTAATTTTCGTGTACATGATCATCGGCTTCATGCTGTTCTTCGTCATGCGCGCCATGGGCGAGCTGCTCCTGAGCAACCTGAATTACAAGTCCTTCAGCGATTTCGCCGCAGACCTCCTCGGTCCCTGGGCCGGCTTCTTCACCGGGTGGACCTACTGGTTCTGCTGGGTCATCACGGGCATCGCAGACGTCATTGCGATTGCCGGGTACTCGGAGGAGTTGTGGCCAGGGCTGCCCTTGTGGATTCCAGGTCTTATCACCATCGGCATCCTGCTGCTCCTGAACCTGGCCACGGTCAAGGCCTTCGGCGAGACCGAATTCTGGTTCGCGCTTATCAAGATTGTGGCCATCGCCGCCCTGATTATCGTTGGCCTGTTCATGATCCTCAGCGGCTTCCAGTCCGACGCCGGACCGGCCAGCTTCAGCAACCTCTGGAGTCATGGCGGCTTCTTCCCGAACGAGTTCATGGGCTTTGTTGCCGGATTCCAGATTGCCGTGTTCGCGTTCGTGGGCATTGAGCTGGTGGGCACCACCGCTGCCGAGGCCAAGGACCCGGATAAGAACCTGCCCAAGGCCATCAACTCCATCCCCATCCGCGTGCTGCTCTTCTACGTAGGCGCGCTCATCATCCTCATGTCCGTCACTCCGTGGACCCAGTTCGCCGCGGGCCACAGCCCCTTCATCGCCATGTTCTCCCTGGCAGGCCTTGGTGCAGCGGCCACGATCGTGAACCTGGTAGTGCTGACCTCCGCAATGTCCTCGGCCAACTCCGGCATCTACTCCACGTCACGCATGGTGTACGGCCTGGCCCAGGAAGGCGACGCGCCCGCGGTCTTCAGCGCCCTGTCCGGACGCAAAGTACCCCGCAACGCCCTGTTCCTTTCCTGCGTCCTGTTGCTGTCCGGCGTCGTGCTCATGTACGCCGGGCAGGATGTGGGCAAGGCGTTCGACATGGTCACCACAGTTTCGGCTGTCTGCTTCGTGTTCGTGTGGTCGATCATCCTGGCCAGCTACCTGGCCTTCAGGAAGCGCCGTCCCCACTTGCATGATTCTTCGGCCTTCAAGATGCCGGGTGGGGTGGTGATGGTGTGGGTGGTGTTTGCTTTCTTCGCGTTCATCCTTTGGGCCCTGACCACCCAGCCGGACACGCTCATGGCGCTGCTGGTCACTCCGGTGTGGTTCCTCGCGCTTGGCGTGGCCTGGGCGGTCCTTCGCAAACGGCCCACCCACCTGGCCCGTTACGAGCACTTCAAGGCCGAGCTGCAGAAGGACGCTGAGCGGGTGAACGAACCCGAATCTGTCCGCAGCTGA